One part of the Ralstonia pickettii genome encodes these proteins:
- a CDS encoding LysR family transcriptional regulator, with amino-acid sequence MRFDLESLQVLVSVIEEGSLAAASERQHIVPSAISRRIAELESDAGTALLYRHSRGVEPTPAGSALYYRAKRLIDQMQEISSEMSEYAQGVRGHVRMHVNFSTMVQYLPGDLSSFLSINPDVKIDLMEKSSSQVLRSVEAGTADIGICSQPEAAPGLEVRPYHVDRLVLIVPHDHPIGAARHLRFADTLDYDYVSMPLGASISTLCAQSAEQAGKQHKIRIQVTSFEGLRNMVAAGLGIGLLPKASVKPYLRNSTLRMVELDETWAQRPLSVITRGYAALPVPARLLIDHLVSQASAEN; translated from the coding sequence ATGCGTTTCGACCTGGAATCGCTGCAGGTATTGGTCTCGGTAATCGAGGAAGGCAGCCTGGCGGCGGCTTCCGAGCGGCAGCACATCGTGCCTTCGGCCATCAGCCGACGCATTGCGGAGCTGGAAAGCGACGCCGGCACCGCCCTGCTCTATCGGCACAGCCGTGGCGTGGAGCCCACCCCGGCGGGCTCGGCGTTGTACTACCGGGCCAAGCGCCTGATCGATCAGATGCAGGAAATCTCGTCGGAAATGAGCGAGTACGCCCAGGGCGTGCGGGGGCACGTGCGCATGCACGTCAACTTTTCGACCATGGTCCAGTACCTGCCGGGCGACCTGTCCTCGTTCCTGTCGATCAACCCCGACGTGAAGATCGACCTGATGGAGAAAAGCAGCAGCCAGGTCCTGCGCTCGGTCGAAGCGGGCACCGCTGACATCGGCATCTGCAGCCAGCCGGAAGCTGCACCGGGGCTGGAAGTACGGCCGTATCACGTTGATAGGCTCGTGCTGATCGTGCCGCACGACCACCCGATCGGCGCGGCGCGCCACCTGCGCTTTGCCGATACCCTGGACTATGACTACGTGAGCATGCCGCTGGGCGCGTCAATCTCCACGCTCTGCGCGCAGAGCGCCGAGCAGGCCGGCAAGCAGCACAAGATCCGCATCCAGGTGACCAGCTTCGAGGGGCTGCGCAACATGGTGGCGGCGGGCCTTGGCATCGGCCTGCTGCCCAAGGCCAGTGTCAAGCCCTATCTGCGCAACAGCACGCTGCGCATGGTCGAGCTGGATGAGACCTGGGCACAGCGCCCGCTGTCCGTCATCACGCGGGGCTACGCGGCGCTGCCGGTGCCGGCCCGGCTGCTGATCGACCATCTGGTATCCCAGGCCAGCGCAGAAAACTAG